The following proteins are encoded in a genomic region of Pyramidobacter piscolens W5455:
- a CDS encoding OB-fold protein, whose amino-acid sequence MKKLIFTLLSIMSCTALFAAVPAEPVLLDATRAGNNFYLSEYSKDAESGMISVVIRCILSESEIQRLSALMVKQDIPADQAAGVRYNDFCLRYSIDGTRYQRRYDRYVDANGAIIRRLRVNPDDWFDTTNSAALLPAKALAEASRLLDQPDPLPKPALELTPVEAADANSPQSSSPKKAEKVDVMIEAYRANVARFEAQYENALTQVQGRMGDMGVSGDLYTVLLQSEKEGGESILCYFDADDRGDLAKCSKGDLLIIEGAYRRTKVRNAVFALDRCSVIKNVTAGGK is encoded by the coding sequence ATGAAGAAACTGATCTTTACGCTTCTGTCTATCATGAGCTGCACCGCGCTTTTCGCCGCCGTGCCCGCCGAGCCGGTTTTGCTCGATGCGACCCGCGCGGGAAACAACTTCTACCTCAGCGAATACTCCAAAGACGCCGAAAGCGGCATGATCTCCGTCGTGATCCGTTGCATCCTCTCGGAGAGCGAGATCCAGCGACTCTCCGCGCTGATGGTGAAACAGGATATTCCCGCCGATCAGGCGGCGGGCGTGAGATACAACGACTTCTGCCTGCGCTATTCCATCGATGGCACTCGATATCAGCGCCGCTATGACCGCTACGTCGACGCCAACGGCGCTATTATCCGCCGTCTGCGCGTCAATCCCGACGATTGGTTCGATACGACCAACTCCGCGGCGCTGTTGCCCGCAAAGGCGTTGGCCGAAGCCAGCCGCTTGCTGGATCAGCCTGATCCGCTGCCCAAGCCCGCGCTCGAACTGACGCCCGTCGAAGCGGCGGACGCCAATTCGCCGCAGTCTTCTTCGCCCAAGAAAGCCGAAAAAGTCGACGTCATGATAGAAGCTTACCGCGCCAACGTGGCCCGCTTCGAGGCCCAGTACGAAAACGCGCTCACGCAAGTGCAGGGACGAATGGGCGACATGGGCGTGTCCGGCGACCTGTACACCGTGCTTCTGCAGTCCGAAAAAGAGGGCGGCGAGTCGATCCTCTGCTATTTCGACGCCGACGACCGCGGCGACTTGGCCAAGTGCAGCAAGGGCGACCTGCTGATCATCGAGGGCGCTTACCGCCGCACCAAGGTCCGCAACGCCGTTTTCGCCCTGGACCGCTGCAGCGTGATCAAAAACGTCACGGCTGGCGGGAAGTGA
- a CDS encoding metal-dependent transcriptional regulator, with amino-acid sequence MQIHQSAEDYLEKILMLHERLGYARSVDIATELNVTKPSVSVAMKRLRENNYILMDKDGLITLTPAGKEIADRIYDRHKVLSAFFRELGVDSEVAAEDACKVEHVISDESFAAVCRFVHKSL; translated from the coding sequence ATGCAAATACATCAGTCTGCGGAGGATTATCTGGAAAAGATCTTGATGCTCCACGAACGGCTCGGTTATGCTCGTTCAGTGGACATCGCTACGGAGCTGAACGTGACGAAACCGAGCGTAAGCGTGGCGATGAAGCGCCTGCGCGAGAACAATTACATTCTCATGGACAAGGACGGTTTGATCACCTTGACCCCCGCGGGCAAGGAGATCGCCGATCGGATCTACGATCGTCACAAGGTGCTTTCGGCCTTTTTCAGAGAACTTGGAGTGGACAGCGAAGTCGCGGCGGAAGACGCCTGCAAAGTGGAGCACGTCATTTCCGACGAAAGCTTTGCGGCGGTGTGCCGTTTCGTTCATAAGTCGCTCTGA
- a CDS encoding flavodoxin → MSTAVVYGSTTGMTEEAASKIASILQADCLNVAEVSPEQLAGYDALILGSSTWGAGDLQDDWDAFLPKLEGMDLKGKKVAVFGTGDHEGFADTFGLALVKLREAAAGAGATLIGEAPVEGYDSIDSEVVKDGKFVGLALDSQNQPELTDARIEAWCGVLKSALA, encoded by the coding sequence ATGTCCACAGCAGTTGTTTACGGCAGCACGACGGGCATGACGGAAGAAGCCGCGTCGAAGATTGCGTCGATCCTTCAGGCCGATTGTCTGAACGTTGCGGAAGTTTCTCCCGAGCAGCTGGCGGGATACGACGCTCTGATCCTCGGTTCCTCCACATGGGGCGCCGGCGACCTTCAGGACGACTGGGACGCGTTCCTCCCCAAGCTGGAGGGCATGGATCTGAAGGGCAAGAAGGTCGCCGTGTTCGGCACGGGCGATCACGAGGGTTTCGCCGACACGTTCGGCCTCGCTCTCGTCAAGCTGCGCGAAGCGGCCGCGGGCGCCGGTGCGACGCTGATCGGCGAAGCTCCGGTCGAGGGCTACGACAGCATCGACTCCGAGGTCGTCAAGGACGGAAAGTTCGTCGGCCTGGCGCTGGATTCGCAGAATCAGCCGGAACTGACCGACGCGCGCATCGAAGCGTGGTGCGGCGTTCTCAAAAGCGCGCTCGCTTAG
- a CDS encoding DUF2023 family protein yields the protein MEVFRHHIYEFKKGLRNLILHTAPLSDVPEIERSLQAQGIAYRMTYLKNGHVNVFFGSPDCIRVLEIIGKNSLCDFTKEEDFILGIMLGYGRLEECRRFVSLSAPQDVKSCAAD from the coding sequence ATGGAAGTTTTCCGCCACCATATCTACGAATTCAAAAAAGGACTGAGAAATCTGATCCTCCATACAGCGCCTCTCAGCGACGTGCCGGAGATCGAACGCTCACTTCAGGCGCAAGGCATCGCCTATCGGATGACCTATCTGAAAAACGGACACGTCAACGTTTTTTTCGGCAGCCCGGACTGCATTCGCGTCCTCGAGATCATCGGCAAAAACAGTCTCTGCGACTTCACAAAAGAAGAAGATTTCATTCTCGGCATCATGCTCGGCTACGGGCGTCTCGAAGAGTGCCGGCGCTTCGTCTCTCTCAGCGCGCCGCAGGATGTAAAAAGCTGCGCTGCCGATTGA
- a CDS encoding L-2-amino-thiazoline-4-carboxylic acid hydrolase produces the protein MAFNEKVHAYIAAKYYVYLTQTFGEKGRKAFVHATQYYAGQRGRRMAQRAIRDGQELDFATYARYGEWASSQEMIDEGGDVKAELKQLGPDAAIFISRCPWNRQFKEMGLDKTAGAEYCRHLDVAIVNGFNPYLEYRVPETLQTSDHCEHYLKGADYAGKRLAKSPENLRDFEFHCAHSYWAYNEVTAAIFKSEGETINARILEDFAQDYGKEMADALRAWENTNFNVCD, from the coding sequence ATGGCGTTCAACGAGAAAGTCCACGCTTACATAGCGGCAAAATACTACGTATATCTCACGCAGACCTTTGGAGAAAAAGGCCGGAAGGCTTTCGTCCACGCTACGCAGTATTACGCCGGGCAGCGCGGCCGGCGCATGGCGCAGCGTGCGATACGGGACGGTCAAGAACTCGATTTTGCGACCTACGCCCGCTACGGCGAGTGGGCGAGCAGCCAGGAAATGATCGACGAGGGCGGCGACGTCAAAGCCGAACTGAAACAGCTCGGCCCGGACGCGGCCATATTCATTTCGCGGTGTCCGTGGAACCGGCAGTTTAAGGAGATGGGACTCGACAAGACCGCCGGCGCCGAATATTGCAGGCATCTGGACGTTGCGATCGTAAACGGATTCAATCCTTATCTCGAATACAGGGTGCCGGAGACTTTGCAGACGAGCGATCATTGCGAGCATTATCTGAAAGGCGCCGATTACGCAGGGAAGCGGCTGGCGAAATCTCCCGAAAACCTGAGAGATTTCGAATTTCACTGCGCGCATTCTTATTGGGCGTACAATGAAGTGACTGCCGCGATCTTCAAAAGCGAGGGCGAGACGATAAACGCAAGAATTCTCGAAGACTTCGCGCAAGACTACGGAAAGGAAATGGCGGACGCCTTGCGCGCGTGGGAAAATACGAACTTCAACGTCTGCGACTGA
- a CDS encoding GDYXXLXY domain-containing protein: protein MKRFKYLAASLLPVMILLALPLRPACVSRFGAEVTLAVRPVDPRDLFRGDYVALSFEAESVPLALFPAHGGKRPDSAVPDLGTWFVALAPDEEGLWAPSGVFAEVPEGPCLKGTVKYLAERADGSMAAEMDYGNWLKRFYVKENAGRALEEAARQSRLRAIVKVWRGMAVIQSVEVVPDTAQPRVLH from the coding sequence ATGAAACGCTTTAAATACCTGGCGGCGTCGTTGCTGCCCGTGATGATCCTGCTGGCGCTGCCGCTCCGCCCCGCCTGCGTGTCGCGTTTCGGCGCGGAGGTCACGCTGGCGGTCCGCCCCGTGGACCCGCGCGACCTTTTCCGCGGCGATTACGTGGCGCTCAGCTTTGAAGCCGAATCGGTGCCGCTGGCGCTGTTTCCGGCTCACGGCGGGAAACGGCCGGATTCCGCCGTGCCGGATCTCGGCACATGGTTCGTGGCGCTGGCGCCGGACGAAGAGGGGCTGTGGGCTCCCAGCGGAGTTTTCGCGGAAGTTCCCGAAGGCCCGTGCCTGAAGGGGACGGTGAAATATCTGGCCGAGCGCGCCGACGGCTCGATGGCGGCGGAAATGGACTACGGGAACTGGCTGAAACGTTTTTACGTCAAAGAGAACGCCGGGCGCGCGCTCGAAGAAGCGGCGCGGCAGTCCCGCCTGCGGGCGATCGTAAAAGTCTGGCGCGGCATGGCCGTGATCCAGTCGGTGGAAGTCGTTCCGGATACGGCTCAACCACGTGTTCTCCACTAA
- a CDS encoding DUF2157 domain-containing protein produces MTRSISKRKLDFLREELQVWQEEGLIGADSAARIASLYSARSRSFAQTLLCAGAALVGLGAISAVAANWWTIPRLLRTALVLAAYALSMGAACFCEKDSPSGARALRLLAGLIFGGGIFLVAQMYHQDGHWSTAFGWWALGLIPAVRIFRDAWQMYLLQAVSLIYVGGQGMFFWGRMPDLAPFRGDVLPGALLLVLWWLWRQTRGNLRAFNFNVQLTILFLFTRLLWYFSLTEALLASFAAGLALTAWPRADAAAGWRASLSRWGILITGIAGVALSVPEVWYDFPYLRVVDGTAAQGLNALRLAANGAAALTAAVMGWRLYRGSRLGGAFLALLVLRYFVDHFFGFMPKAAAFSGLGLLCLLAGFWWERSARRKKTKRDKEGDVHETL; encoded by the coding sequence ATGACTCGCTCTATTTCAAAACGGAAGCTGGACTTTTTGCGGGAAGAACTGCAGGTCTGGCAGGAAGAGGGCTTGATCGGCGCGGATTCGGCGGCGCGGATCGCGTCGCTCTACTCGGCGCGCTCGCGCAGTTTCGCGCAAACGTTGCTTTGCGCGGGCGCGGCGCTGGTCGGGCTGGGGGCCATCAGCGCGGTGGCGGCCAACTGGTGGACGATCCCGCGCCTGCTGCGGACGGCGCTGGTCCTCGCGGCGTACGCGCTGTCGATGGGCGCGGCCTGTTTCTGCGAGAAAGATTCTCCGTCCGGCGCGCGGGCGCTGCGGCTGCTGGCCGGGCTGATCTTCGGCGGCGGCATCTTCCTGGTCGCGCAGATGTATCACCAAGACGGGCACTGGTCCACGGCGTTCGGCTGGTGGGCGCTGGGGCTGATTCCGGCGGTGCGAATCTTCCGAGACGCCTGGCAGATGTATCTGCTGCAGGCTGTTTCGTTGATTTACGTCGGCGGGCAGGGAATGTTTTTCTGGGGAAGAATGCCCGATCTCGCGCCGTTTCGCGGCGACGTCTTACCGGGGGCACTGCTGCTGGTGCTTTGGTGGCTGTGGCGTCAGACGCGCGGGAACCTGCGCGCGTTTAATTTCAACGTGCAGCTGACGATCCTTTTCCTGTTCACGCGGCTGCTATGGTATTTCAGCCTGACGGAAGCGCTGCTGGCATCCTTCGCCGCGGGGCTCGCATTGACGGCGTGGCCGCGCGCGGACGCCGCGGCAGGATGGCGGGCTTCGCTGTCGCGCTGGGGGATTCTGATAACGGGGATCGCCGGAGTCGCGCTGTCGGTCCCGGAAGTCTGGTACGACTTTCCGTACCTGCGCGTTGTGGACGGAACGGCGGCGCAGGGACTGAACGCGCTGCGCCTGGCGGCGAACGGCGCGGCCGCGCTGACGGCCGCCGTCATGGGCTGGCGTCTTTACCGGGGCTCGCGCTTGGGCGGCGCGTTTCTCGCCCTGCTCGTCCTGCGTTACTTCGTGGATCACTTCTTCGGCTTCATGCCCAAGGCGGCGGCGTTCTCGGGGCTCGGCCTGCTGTGCCTGCTCGCCGGATTCTGGTGGGAACGCTCGGCGCGCCGCAAAAAGACAAAACGCGACAAGGAGGGCGACGTTCATGAAACGCTTTAA
- a CDS encoding MBL fold metallo-hydrolase: MRIVALMENTSGKECCRAEHGLSLYIETDRHKVLFDAGASGLFAKNARALGVDLAAVDTAVLSHGHSDHSGGVTTFFRLNDHAKLYARATYDRARYNCDGKYIGVEPRLIGHPRIVAVNEDRLRLDNELTIASYAGKPCEWPVDTCGMMMEAGGVLVPEQFAHEQYLLVSEGAKKVLISGCSHRGILNIMGWASKEGAQAVVGGFHFKDVPEDQFRRMDAAAAELKHWPVTYYTCHCTGVPQYDYLRQRMGEQLRYLATGDELVL; this comes from the coding sequence ATGCGGATTGTGGCCTTGATGGAGAACACCTCGGGGAAAGAATGCTGCCGCGCGGAGCACGGTTTGAGCCTGTACATCGAGACTGACCGCCACAAAGTGCTGTTCGATGCGGGCGCCAGCGGTTTGTTTGCGAAAAACGCGCGTGCGCTGGGCGTCGACCTCGCGGCCGTGGATACGGCCGTACTGTCTCACGGGCATAGCGACCATTCGGGCGGCGTGACGACGTTTTTCCGTCTGAACGATCACGCCAAACTTTACGCGCGCGCGACTTACGACCGGGCGCGTTACAACTGCGACGGCAAATACATCGGCGTGGAACCGCGGCTGATCGGCCATCCCCGGATCGTTGCCGTCAACGAGGACCGCCTGCGCCTCGACAACGAGCTGACCATCGCCAGCTACGCGGGCAAGCCTTGCGAGTGGCCCGTCGATACTTGCGGCATGATGATGGAGGCCGGCGGCGTGCTGGTGCCGGAACAGTTCGCCCACGAACAGTACCTGCTGGTCAGCGAAGGGGCGAAGAAGGTCCTGATCAGCGGCTGCAGTCACCGCGGTATTCTCAACATCATGGGATGGGCCTCGAAAGAAGGGGCTCAGGCGGTCGTCGGCGGATTTCACTTCAAGGACGTGCCGGAAGATCAGTTCCGCCGCATGGATGCGGCCGCGGCCGAACTGAAACACTGGCCCGTGACGTACTACACCTGCCATTGCACAGGGGTGCCCCAATATGATTACCTGCGGCAGAGGATGGGCGAGCAGCTGCGCTATCTGGCGACTGGCGATGAACTGGTGCTTTGA
- a CDS encoding ABC transporter substrate-binding protein, whose protein sequence is MRRKSAFAFAAVLAVVAGLWLYRKFAAPPLIRVYTTIPEKDAAVLFQRFTDYTGLRVDFSRLSSGEMLRRVIAEKVCPQADLIIGGPADIYDAAKREGALARYVPEAAKAMPVGYRDPDNRWFGIGVTPLCFLVNRNFIEKNGLRMPDSWQDLLDPAYCGALQMADPRASATAAEQLYSLVRVYGEREAFEYQKKLAANVRTYARNGVGGAMPVAMGQAAAGVFYYVDAMSLKLEGYPVEVVFPKEGVTYAVDGCALLDGAACPEEAKSLLQWLASLDFARSRMEQKPCYLPACPELRELNKLLDLDSIKLLQCSVPWKSQNRLRLIDRWTSEVARSDQLEDSQNKVRSASVLHK, encoded by the coding sequence GTGCGCAGAAAAAGTGCGTTTGCTTTTGCAGCCGTGTTGGCCGTGGTAGCGGGATTATGGCTGTATCGGAAGTTTGCCGCGCCGCCGCTGATCCGCGTCTACACGACGATCCCGGAGAAGGATGCAGCGGTCCTGTTTCAACGTTTTACCGATTATACCGGTTTGCGGGTCGACTTTTCGCGACTCTCATCGGGCGAGATGCTGCGGCGCGTCATCGCCGAAAAGGTCTGTCCGCAGGCTGACCTGATCATTGGCGGTCCGGCCGACATTTACGATGCCGCCAAACGCGAAGGCGCGCTGGCCCGGTACGTTCCCGAAGCGGCCAAAGCGATGCCGGTCGGGTATCGCGATCCGGACAATCGTTGGTTCGGCATCGGCGTGACGCCGCTGTGTTTTCTCGTCAACAGGAATTTTATCGAGAAGAACGGCCTGAGAATGCCCGATTCCTGGCAGGATCTGCTTGACCCTGCGTATTGCGGGGCGCTGCAGATGGCCGATCCCCGCGCGTCGGCGACGGCCGCGGAACAGCTTTATTCGCTGGTGCGCGTCTACGGCGAGAGAGAAGCTTTCGAGTACCAGAAAAAGCTGGCGGCAAACGTGCGGACATACGCCAGAAACGGCGTCGGCGGGGCCATGCCCGTCGCCATGGGGCAGGCCGCGGCGGGCGTGTTCTATTACGTGGACGCGATGAGCCTGAAGCTGGAAGGTTATCCCGTGGAAGTCGTTTTCCCCAAGGAGGGCGTGACATATGCGGTGGACGGCTGCGCGCTGCTCGACGGCGCGGCTTGCCCCGAAGAGGCGAAGTCTCTGTTGCAGTGGTTGGCGTCACTGGATTTCGCGCGCAGCCGCATGGAGCAAAAACCGTGTTACCTTCCCGCCTGTCCCGAACTGCGGGAGCTCAACAAGCTGCTCGATCTGGATTCGATCAAACTGCTCCAGTGCAGTGTGCCGTGGAAAAGCCAGAACCGCCTGCGCCTGATCGACCGCTGGACCAGCGAAGTGGCGCGGAGCGACCAGCTGGAAGACTCGCAAAACAAGGTGCGAAGCGCCTCGGTTCTGCATAAATAA